Proteins co-encoded in one Maylandia zebra isolate NMK-2024a linkage group LG16, Mzebra_GT3a, whole genome shotgun sequence genomic window:
- the LOC101473718 gene encoding frizzled-7-A — translation MAAARFTTGSVFLRIMWLLCGLSFFSPASAQHYNSESGISIPEHGFCQPISIPLCTDIAYNQTIMPNLLGHTNQEDAGLEVHQFYPLVKVQCSADLKFFLCSMYAPVCTVLEQAIPPCRSLCERARQGCEALMNKFGFQWPERLRCEAFPVHGAGEICVGQNTSEPGTPPSSSSPFAPDPITPPPKMARPNQHPSQPNQYHQFSCPLQLEVPSYLGYRFMGVKDCGAPCEPTKPTGIMYFREDEAKFGRLWVGIWSILCCVSTLFTVLTYLVDMRRFRYPERPIIFLSGCYFMVAVAYAAGFFLEDQVVCVDKFKPDGYRTVAQGTKKEGCTILFMVLYFFGMASSIWWVILSLTWFLSAGMKWGHEAIEANSQYFHLAAWAVPAIKTITILAMGQVDGDVLTGVCFVGIFNVDALRGFVLAPLFVYLFIGTSFLLAGFVSLFRIRTIMKHDGTKTEKLEKLMVRIGVFSVLYTVPATIVIACYFYEQAFREHWERTWHMQTCKRFAVPCPVHNFAPMTPDFTVFMIKYLMTMIVGITSGFWVWSGKTLQSWRRFYKRLSNGSHGETTV, via the coding sequence ATGGCGGCGGCCAGGTTCACCACTGGCTCCGTGTTTCTGCGGATCATGTGGCTGCTGTGCGGGCTCTCCTTTTTCTCACCCGCTTCTGCCCAGCATTACAACAGTGAGAGTGGAATATCCATCCCGGAACACGGCTTCTGTCAGCCCATCTCCATCCCGCTGTGCACCGACATCGCCTACAACCAGACCATCATGCCGAACCTCCTGGGCCACACGAACCAGGAGGACGCCGGACTTGAGGTGCACCAGTTCTACCCACTCGTTAAGGTCCAATGCTCTGCGGATCTGAAGTTTTTCCTCTGCTCAATGTATGCTCCCGTGTGCACCGTGCTGGAGCAGGCCATCCCCCCGTGTCGGTCCCTGTGTGAGCGGGCACGGCAGGGATGTGAAGCCCTGATGAATAAATTCGGCTTCCAGTGGCCAGAACGGCTGCGCTGCGAGGCTTTCCCCGTCCACGGAGCCGGGGAGATCTGCGTCGGCCAGAATACGTCGGAACCGGGCACCCcgccctcctcttcttctcccttTGCACCGGACCCAATTACTCCCCCTCCCAAAATGGCAAGACCGAACCAGCACCCTTCACAACCAAACCAGTACCACCAGTTCTCCTGCCCGCTGCAGCTGGAAGTGCCCTCCTACCTGGGCTACAGATTCATGGGGGTCAAAGACTGCGGAGCCCCCTGCGAACCTACCAAACCAACCGGGATCATGTACTTCCGAGAGGATGAGGCAAAGTTCGGCCGGCTTTGGGTCGGGATCTGGTCCATCCTATGCTGTGTGAGTACCTTGTTCACGGTGCTCACCTATCTAGTGGACATGAGACGGTTCCGATACCCCGAGCGGCCCATCATCTTTCTGTCTGGCTGTTATTTTATGGTGGCGGTAGCCTATGCTGCCGGGTTTTTCCTAGAAGACCAAGTAGTCTGCGTGGATAAATTCAAGCCGGACGGCTACAGGACAGTGGCTCAGGGGACCAAAAAGGAGGGCTGCACAATCCTTTTCATGGTGTTATACTTTTTCGGCATGGCCAGCTCCATCTGGTGGGTGATTTTGTCTCTGACTTGGTTCCTTTCTGCCGGGATGAAATGGGGCCACGAAGCGATTGAAGCCAACTCCCAGTACTTCCACCTAGCCGCGTGGGCTGTCCCGGCCATCAAAACCATCACTATCCTCGCCATGGGCCAGGTGGACGGGGACGTCCTTACGGGGGTGTGTTTCGTGGGGATCTTCAACGTGGACGCCCTCCGCGGTTTTGTCCTGGCCCCCCTTTTCGTCTACCTGTTCATCGGCACGTCCTTCCTCCTGGCCGGCTTCGTATCTCTATTCCGGATCCGCACCATCATGAAGCACGACGGCACCAAGACAGAGAAGTTGGAGAAGCTGATGGTGCGGATTGGCGTCTTCAGCGTCCTCTACACGGTACCGGCCACCATCGTGATCGCCTGTTACTTCTATGAGCAAGCCTTCAGGGAGCACTGGGAGCGCACCTGGCACATGCAGACCTGCAAGCGCTTCGCCGTGCCGTGCCCGGTGCACAACTTCGCCCCCATGACCCCGGACTTCACCGTGTTCATGATCAAATACCTGATGACCATGATAGTCGGGATCACCTCCGGTTTCTGGGTCTGGTCCGGGAAAACGCTTCAGTCGTGGCGGCGGTTCTACAAGCGGCTCAGTAACGGCAGCCACGGAGAGACGACGGTGTGA
- the LOC143412903 gene encoding olfactory receptor 10A6-like yields MENSSEIVSFVLAAYGNVGELKYLYFVIILFWYLSICVANTVLIVVIRVDIQLHEPMYILLCNLCVNQINVSTSLYPLLLSQMFSDSHEVTLPWCFLHMSSMYISGPAEFCSLAAMAYDRYISICHPLRYNVIMNTERVFFMILFVWIYSFLSVILSFSFIFSLKFCGTIIENVYCNHRLILRLSCFVSVHNFLSDIFFLFVSFFIPFTLISVSYVKILAVCRKTSTENKQKAVTTCVPQIVSVSNLFVGSIFQCIDSSVIVARLPVRIILSIYLFICQPMLTPFLYGFNLPKIRQSCKKLLFKKKQ; encoded by the coding sequence ATGGAAAACTCCAGTGAGATAGTGTCATTTGTGCTGGCTGCTTATGGAAATGTTGGGGAGTTAAAGTACCTGTACTTTGTAATAATATTGTTCTGGTACCTCTCTATATGTGTGGCCAACACAGTCCTTATTGTGGTCATACGTGTGGACATACAGCTGCATGAACCAATGTATATACTGCTTTGTAACTTATGTGTGAACCAGATAAACGTCAGCACATCGCTATATCCTCTTTTGCTCTCACAGATGTTTTCAGACAGCCATGAAGTGACATTGCCGTGGTGTTTTCTGCACATGTCTTCCATGTACATAAGTGGGCCTGCTGAGTTTTGCAGTTTAGCAGCCATGGCCTATGACAGATATATCTCAATCTGTCATCCATTACGCTATAATGTCATTATGAACACAGAGAGAGTGTTTTTCATGATTCTCTTCGTGTGGATATATTCATTCCTTAGTGTAATACTATCATTCTCATTTATCTTTAGTTTGAAGTTTTGTGGAACtattattgaaaatgtgtattgtAACCACAGATTAATACTTAGACTTTCATGTTTCGTTTCAGTCCATAACTTTTTATCTGATATATTCTTTCTCTTTGTAAGCTTTTTCATACCATTCACTCTCATTTCAGTGTCTTATGTAAAGATTTTGGCAGTTTGTCGAAAAACATCcacagaaaacaagcagaaagccGTGACTACTTGTGTCCCTCAGATCGTCTCTGTGTCAAACCTGTTTGTTGGCTCAATTTTTCAGTGTATCGATTCCAGTGTTATAGTTGCTCGTCTACCAGTCCGTATAATTTTATCTATTTATCTTTTCATCTGTCAACCAATGCTGACTCCATTTctctatggatttaatttgccTAAGATAAGGCAATCATGTAAAAAGCTTttgtttaagaaaaaacaatag